DNA sequence from the Thiobacillus sp. SCUT-2 genome:
CCGCTGCGAAACCTGCCTGATGATGGACGCCGACCTGCAGCATTCGCCGGACCTGATTCCCGCGATGCTTGCGCAATGGCAGCAGGGCTACGACGTCGTCTACGCGGTGCGCGAGCACCGCCGCGACGAGCGCCTGCTCAAGCGCCTGGGAGCCGGGTGGTTCTACCGGCTGGTCAATGCCGGCGCGCGTTTCCGGGTGCCGGCCGACGCCGGCGACTTCCGCCTGATGGACCGCGCGGTGGTCGACGCGCTGCTCGACCTGCCGGAACGCAACCGCTTCATGAAGGGGCTGTACGCGTGGGTCGGCTTCAAATCGGTCGAAATCGCCTATGTGCCGGAAGCGCGTGCCGCCGGGCGCACCACGTTCAATCCGCTCCGGTTGCTGCGCCTGTCGCTCGACGGGCTGACCGCGTTCACCACCTGGCCGCTGCACATCGCGAGCCTGATGGGATTCGTGCTCGCGTTGCTGGCCTTCTCCTACGGGGGCTATCTGACGCTCGACTATCTCCTCCACGGCCACAAGGTCCCCGGCTGGACCACGATCGTGGTGGGCCTGATGTTCTTCTCCGCAATCCAGCTGATCGGTCTCGGCGTGCTCGGCGAGTACGTCAGCCGCATCTTCGAGGAGGTCAAGGGGCGTCCGCTGTATGTCGTTCGCCACCGGGCGGGACGCGCTCTGCGGGATAGCCAGTCGTGACCGCGGGTTGGAGCAGAAAGGACGCGGGACTGTTTCTCCTCGCGCTGGGATGGCTTGCCCTGACGCTCGGGGTCCGGCCGCTGGCCCTGCCCGACGAGGGACGCTACGTCTCGGTCGCGTGGGAAATGCTCACTTCCGGCAACTGGCTTTATCCGACTCTCGACGGCCTGCCGTTCTTCCACAAGCCGCCGCTCTTCTACTGGATCACCGCGGCCAGCCTGAGCGTGTTCGGCATGCGCGAATGGGCCGCGCGTCTCGCGCCGTATCTCGGCGCGGCCGTCGCGGCATTCACCCTGTACGGATTCGCGCTGCGGCAGAAGGGTACGACGGTGGCACGCGGGGCGCTGCTGATCCTCGTCACGCAGCCGTTCTTCTTCGGCGGGGCCCAGTTCGCCAATCTCGACATGCTGGTGGCCGGTCTCATCGGTGCCACGATCGTGCTGGCCGCGGAAGCCGGGATGAATGCGGATCGGGGCAGGCCCTACAAGGCGCTGTTGACCAGCGCCTATCTGGCGGCGGCGCTCGGTGTGCTGGCCAAAGGCCTGATCGGCATCGTGCTGCCGGGCATGGTGATCGTCGTCTGGCTGGCCTGGAACCGGCGGCTTCCGCTGTTGCGCCAGCTCCTCTGGATCCCCGGCCTGATCGTGTTCCTGCTGGCCGGGGCACCGTGGTTCGTCGCGATGCAGGCGCGCTTTCCCGATTTCCTGCACTACTTCTTCATTTACCACCAGTTCCAGCGCTTTGCCGAGGGCGGGTTCAACAATCCCATGCCGTTCTGGTTCTACGCGCCGGTCATCCTGATACTGATCCTGCCGTGGTCCCTGTGGCTGCCCGCCGCTTTGAAAAACCTCCGGCAGAATCCCGAGGCCAAGCCGACCGTGCGCTCCCTGATGTGGATCTGGATCCTGGGGATCGTGGGCTTCTTCTCCATCCCGTCGTCCAAGATCGTGGGATACGTGCTGCCGGTGCTGCCGCCGCTCGCCTACCTGATCGCGGAGGGGCTGGCGCGCCGCCGGGGGGGCGCGACGCCCCCGCGCATGCCGATAGGGCCTGCCGTTCTGGCCGGCACGATCTGCCTGGGAGCGATCGCCGCCAACAACATCTTCAACCACAAGACCGACAGAAGCCTGAGCGCGCGGATTGCCGCGCAGCGCCAGCCCAACGAAGCGGTCGTGTTCCTGCGGAACCAGTTCTTCGACGTGCCGTTCTACCTGGGGCTGAAGGCACCGGTCCGGATATTCGACGACTGGCGTGCGACGAAGACCTCGAAGGCGGACAACTGGCGCAAGGCGATGGCCGATGCGGGGCGGTTCGATCCGCAGCGGGCCGCGCAGCTGTTGTTCGACGTCGCGCAACTCGACCGCACCCTGTGCGCGTCACCGGTGACGTGGCTGATCGCGCCGAAGGGGGCGGAGGGCACCGAGGCCTTCCTGAAGCAGATCGCGCCGTTCGCGACGCACGAGGGGACGACGGTGTGGCGGGTCACGCGCGGCGAGCTGGCCGCTAGGGGCGGGTGCGGGCAAACGCCCAGTGGCGGCTGAGGAGGTAGGTCGCGACCGCCACGCCTATCAGGATGATCGCGAGCAGCACGTAATAGGGCACTCGGCTGGCGTGCAGCAGGATGGCGTAGGCGGCTTCATTGATGGCGAAGCCCGCGGCCGACAGGAGGAAAAAGCGGCTGGCCGACTGCAGCAGCGGCGCATCATGATCCGCAAACGTCAGCAGGGCATGTCCGCCGTACGACACGGCGAATGCGCACAGCCAGCCGCCGACATTGGCGACCAGCGGCACGATCGCCAGCTTTTCCACCAGCAGGACGACAGTCAGCAGGTGAACGAACGCGGCGGCGCTCCCGACCAGAATGAAGGTGATCGGGCGGTAACGAAGCAGGAACATCGAGGACTCGCCAGGAAGGAACCCTGGCATTCTACGGAAGGATTCCCTTGTCACAATCCACACGGTTGCCAGTGTCGCGCGCGATCAGTGTCTGCGTGGACGATTTTGGCCAACACGAGGGTATCAACCAGGCGGCGCTGGAGCTGGCGACGCGTGGGCGGGTGAGCGCGCTCAGCTGTCTCGTCGACGGGCCGGCGTGGCACGCGGGTGCGCAGGCCTTGCGGACCGGAAGCGTGGCCGCCGAGGTGGGGCTGCATCTCAATTTCACCGAGGACTTCGGCCAGGGCGGATGCCTTCCGCTCGGAATCCTGATCGCGCGTTGCTATGCCCGGCTGCTTGATCGCGCCGCCATCCGGAGGGCGATCGAGCGGCAGTTCGACCGCTTCGAGGCCGCCATGGGGCGCCTGCCTGCATTTGTCGATGGCCATCAGCACGTGCACCAGCTGCCGGTCATCCGGGACGTTCTCATCGAGGTGATGGACCGACGCTGCGGCGCGGCACGGCCGTGGCTGCGCGCGACGCTGCCGCCTGCGGCCTGTCGCCGCGCGGGCTTGTCGCGTGCAACAGCGCTGAAGACCTGGCTCATTGCCAGGCTGGGGGCACGGCCCTTGGCGAGGATCGCCCATCGCCACGGCTATCGGCAGAACGGGCACCTCGTGGGGGTATACGGGTTCGAACCGTCGGAAGCCGATTACCTGGTGAAGCTCAGGCATTGGCTCGCCTGTGCGGGCGATGGGGACGTCCTGATGTGCCATCCTTCGCTTCCCTGGGAAGGCGCGGATCCCCTGCGTGCGGTGCGTGCGATGGAATACCGCGTGCTCGCCGGCGAGGAATTTTCCGCCTTGCTGAAGGCGACCGGCATCGTGGTCGGGCCGTTATCGTGTTGACCAGCGCCAGGGCGGGCGGTGCCGGCGTGGCGGAAGCGGTGAGATTCGAACTCACGGATGGCTCGCGCCATCGCCGGTTTTCAAGACCGGTGCCTTAAACCGCTCGGCCACGCTTCCACGGCGCGCATTGTAGCGAGTTCACCCTGCTTTGTCCGGGCGCGCAGGCGCCGCGCGGACTGACGTGGCTTCAACATGGGATGTCGGATTTTCGTTAGCGCCCGGCGGGACGGCCGTTCCGGAGACGCTTGAATCCGAGCAAAACCAAGGTGTTGACCCTGACCGGGTGCGGCGCCGGCACTGGCACAATTGGTGCTGGTCTGCAGGCGTCCCCGACAAGAAGACCACACGACGCCACCATGAGCGATTTCTTCGAAATGCTGACCACGATCACCCGCCGCAGGAAGGCCGAGTCGGGATCGCCGTTCGCGTCCGTGAAAGCGACCGAGAAGTGGTTGAAGAACCTGCATGCGGACTCGGAATATGACGCGCATCACGCGCTGGTCGAGGGGCTCGAACGGTTCAACGCGGAAAACGAGGCCGCGTCGGTCGAGCGCATGAAATCGCTGATGAAGCTGGAAGAGGCCGGCCTGGCCATGCAGGCGCGCATCGTCGACCAGTATGTGCGCAACCAGGCCGCATTCCGCCTGGCGCGCCAGGCCTTGTGGCGCGAGTCCTGGCTGTTCTGGTCGATGCTCGCGGAAGCCTGGCTGGGCATGCTGAAGCAGGCATACCGGAATCCCCAGAGCGGGGCGCTCAAGCCCTTCGCCGCCGAACTCGGCGCGCGTGCGCTGCGCTACGCAGGCCTGGTGATGCGTTGGGATTACCATCAGGCGCGAAGCCCGGCGGCCTCCACCTGGCGGCGGGTGCACAAGGTCTATCGCCTCATGGAACGGGAAGGAGGCGCCACGCGCGACGTACGGATCGGTGGACAGTCCACCCAGTGCGCCCGCGAGTACACGCTGATCGTCTTGCTGGGGCTGATCCACCCGCTCGGGTACCGCCCCCAGGAGATCGAGGCGATCGCGCAGATACTCGAGGGATACGAGCCCTTGCCGTTGCCGGTGACGGTTCCGCAACGTGGCGTGCATACCCATGTGGTGGACCTGTCGCTGAGCGAGGGGGCCTCCATGCTGGAGCACGACTGGGTTCAGGGCAGGCGCCTGCGCTACTTCGCACTGGGGCCGCTGGTCGATTACCTGAAGGCGCTGGACGAGCGCACGCCGGAGGTGGGCAACGGCCTCACCCGCCAGGTGGCGAGCCTGATCGAGCGTGGGGGCATCCGCCGGAGCCGCCAGCGGACCCATCGCTTCGGTCGGGTGTGGGTCGCTGCCGGGATGGGCAATATCCTGAATGCGCTCGCGCACCCGGAGTCGGCCAAGGGGCGTCCGCTGCTGGAGCCTTGGATGCTGCGCGACGAGAGCACCGAGGGGATGGGGTTTTCCCTGTCCGAGACGGCCGCGCTGCCGCATGGCAGGCTGGTCGCGGTCACATGGGATCCGGCGGAGAGCGTCTGGCAATTGCTGGCGATTCGCTGGGACCGCGAGGAAGACGGCCAGCATCTGGTCGGCACGCAGCGCCTTTCGCGCCATCCCAAGCGGGTGGATATCTACTTCGAGACCGACGTGCCGGGCGTGACGCGCGAGCCGACGTCAGCCGTGTTCCTGCCGATGACGCATACGGAGCAGGGTGTCAGCAACCTGCTGCTGCCGAAGACGCATTACCAGCTGGGCGCGCCCCTGATGCTGCGCGACGGTGACGTCGCCTACCGGCTTCGCCTGGGCGAGGTGCAGGAAACCCACGAAGGCTGGCTGCGCGTGGGCATGGACGTCATCGGCCGGGAGCAGTTCGCCGCCGCGGCCTAGCGCGTGCGGATGTCGCCGAAATGAAAATCGAATGAGCCGGTGCGGCGGTCCCTGAAATACTGCTCCAGCGTCGCGCGCACGGTGCGGAAGGCGATCTCCTCCCAGGGAATTTCCGCTTCGGAAAAGAGGCGGGCCTCGAGCGATTCGATGCCGGGCTGGAAGTCGAGATCGAGCAGGCGGGCGCGGAACATGAAGTAGACCTGGTTGATATGCGGCAGGTTGTACAGCGTATAGAGCTTGCCCACCTCGATGCGTGCCCCGGCTTCCTCCCAGGTCTCCCGTGCAGCGCCTTCCAGCGTCGTCTCGCCGTTTTCCATGAAACCGGCCGGCAGCGTCCACAGCCCGTACTTCGGCTCGATCGCGCGACGGCACAGCAGCACCTTGTCTTCCCACTCGGGGATGCAGCCGACCACCATCTTGGGGTTCTGGTAATGGATGGTGCCGCAGTCGGGGCACACGTGGCGCGGCAGATGGTCGCCGGCCGGCACGCGCAGCACGACGGCGCTGCCACATTCACTGCAAAAATTCATGCTGCATCCATCCATAGGGTTTGCCATGCAATCGGTACGCGCATCCCGGGGCCGACCAGGTCCTGCCGGCACGGTAGCAAAATCCCCCCACCTCGAGCAAGGGCGAAGCTGGAATGCAGGTGCGCGAGCGATTATCATTTGAGGCCATTCCCGTTGTCGTGTCCGGCCATGCGTCCCTCCCACATCGAAACCATCCTCAACCGCGAATTCGAAAGCGCCGCTGACGGCCACCACACGCCGGTGATGCTGTGGGGCCCGCCGGGTGTCGGCAAGTCGCAGATCGTCGCCAAGATCGCGCAGCAGCATGGCGTGCCGCTGATCGACATCCGCCTCTCGCAGATGGAGCCGACCGACCTGCGCGGCATCCCGTTCCGCAGCGGCCAGCTGGTCGAGTGGTCGATTCCGGCGGTGCTGCCGGACGCCGAACGCCACGGGCCGGCGGGCATCCTGTTCCTCGACGAGATCACCTCGGCGCCGCCGACGGTTTCGGCCGCGGCCTATCAGCTGATCCTCGACCGCCGCCTCGGCGAGTACAAGGTGCCGGAGGGCTGGGTGATCTTCGCGGCGGGCAACCGCCAGGGCGACCGCGGCGTGACCTACGCGATGCCGGCGCCGCTCGCGAACCGCTTCACCCACTACGAAGTCGAGGTCTTCCTCGACGACTGGGTGCACTGGGCGCACAGCGAGGACATCGATCCGCGCGTCATCGCCTTCCTGCGCTTCCGCCCGGACCTGCTGTTCAGCTTCGATCCGGCACACACGCCGATCGCCTTCCCCAGCCCGCGCTCGTGGGAATTCGCCCACCGCGCCCTGCAGAAGTTCGACCAGACCGGCCTGCTGGCCGACGCGCTGATCGCCTGCGTCGGGCAGTCGGCGGGCCTCGAGCTCAAGACCTTCGTCGACAACATGGCCCAGATGCCCGACATCGACGCCATCATCGAGGGCAAGGACGCCGAGGTGCCGCAGGGTGTCGACCTGCAGTACGGCGTCGCCGCCGCGCTGGTGCGGAAGGCCGTACAGGCCGCCGATGCCGGCAACGCCGCGACGATCTACGGCAACATCCTCAAGTACGCGCACCGCTTCCCGCAGCGCGAACTGGGCGTGATGCTGGTGTCCGACCTGCACCGTGCCGTCGGCCGGCCGCTGTTCGCGGTGCCGGCGTTCGCCGAGTGGGCGAACAGCATTGCGGACCTCGTCCTGTACGAGCATTGATCGGATCGCCTGGCATGTCCGACGCAGACGACGCCGCTCTCCAGCCCATCCTGACGAAGCTTGCCGCCGCGCGCACGCGGCTGATCATGGAGCGGCCTTTCCTGGGGTCGCTGGTGATGCACCTGCCGCTGAAGCCCGCGCCCGACTGGTGCAAGACCACCGCGACCGATGCCAAGGCCTTCTACTTCAACCCGGGCTTCATCGAGCACCTCAACCTCGCGCAGACCCAGTTCGTGCTGGCGCACGAGGCGATGCACTGCGCGATGGGCCACGACCACCGTCGCCAGGGACGCATCAAGCGGCGCTGGGACGTCGCCTGCGAACACGCCGTGAATCTCGTGCTGATCGAGGACGGCATGAAGCCGCCGCTGCACGGCATCCTCGCCGACCAGAACTACCTCACGCTGTCGGCGGAGGAGATCTATCCGCTGATTCCGGAGGACACGCCGGAAGAATCGTTCGACGAGCACCTGTTCGACGATGACAACGAGGCGGGGGCGAGCCCCGACGAAAACCAGCGCCAGGACAATCCGGAGGCCGGCGAATCCGGCGGCCAGGGCAAGGAAGGACAGAGCGAGGCCGAGGAGCGCGACGGCAGCGGCAGCCAGGCTTCGCAGAAACCCGATCCGCTGTCGCAGAGCGAACGCGAGGAGTTGGCCGAACAGTGGAAGAACCGCCTCGCCGCCGCGGCGCAGGCGGCGCGCCAGGCCGGCAAGCTGTCGCAGTCGATGATGCGCTGGGTCGACGACCTGCTCGCGCCGAGCCTGCCCTGGCGCGCGCTGCTGGCGCGCTTCTTCGCGGTCAACCAGCGCGACGATTACTCGTGGCGGCGGCCGTCCCGGCGCGAGGGCGACGCGCTGCTGCCGCGCCTGTCGAGCGAGGGCATCGACGTGATCGCCGCGATCGACACCAGCGGATCGATCTCCGACGACGAGCTGCGCGAATTCATCACCGAGCTCGATGCGCTCAAGGGCCAGGTACGCGCGCGCATCACGCTGCTGGCGTGCGACAACCGTGTCGCCGAGAAGGCGCCGTGGGAATTCGAGCCGTGGGACACGATGCAGCTGCCGTCCGAGATCGAAGGCGGCGGCGGTACGGACTTCCGCCCGGTGTTCGACTGGGTCGAGCACGAGAATCGCAGTCCCAACATGCTGGTCTATTTCACCGACGCCGAAGGTGATTTTCCCAAGCTGCCGCCCAACTACCCCGTGATCTGGCTGGTCAAGGGCAAGGGAAGCGTTCCCTGGGGCGAGCGGGTGCAGCTCAATTGAACGTGCCGGAACAGCAGCCGAACCGGGTGCGCAGCTTCCTCTTCGAAGCGCTCGATATCCGCGGCGCCTGGGTGCAGCTCGGCGGCGCCTGGCGCGAAATGACCGCCGGCCGCGCCTACCCCGATGCCGCGGTCGCACTCCTGGGCCAGCTGGCCGCGGTGACGACGCTCATCGCAGCCAATCTCAAGCAATCGGGTCGCTTGACCTTTCAGCTGCGGGGCGACGGCGACGTCTCCATGCTGGTGATGGATTGCGATGAACAATTGCGCCTGCGCGGAATGGCGCGTACCCGGACGGGCATGAACTCCGCCCTGGACGGGCCTGCCGGCGACCTGCGCGCACTGCTGGGCGACGGCGCACTGACGCTGACGCTCGATACCGCAGACATGCGGCATCCTTACCAGAGTCATGTTCCGCTGCAGGGCGACGCGCTGGCGGCGGTGTTCGAGCATTATCTCGCGCAGTCCGAGCAGTTGCCGACCCGGCTGTGGCTGGCGGCCGACCGCGAGACGGCTGCCGGGCTGTTCCTGCAGGCGCTGCCGGGCGCCGCCGCGCGCGACGCCGACGGCTGGAACCGCGTGCAGATCCTGGCCAATACCGTGCGCGACGATGAACTGCTTCGCCTCGGCGCGATCAAGCTGATCGAACGCCTGTTCCCGGAAGAGGACGTGCGCGTCTACGATCCGCGCCCGGTCAGCTACCATTGCCCTTACGACCTGGCCAAGATCTATTCCATGCTGCGCGGCGTGGGGCGCGCCGAGTGCGAGGCCATCATCGCGGAGCAGGGTGAGATTCGCGTCCACGACGATATCTGCAATCACGAATACGTGCTGGATGCGGCCGACGTGTCGGCCTTGTTCAGATGAAAGGAGGCGCGATGCGGGGAAGATGGATGCTGGCGGGTGTGCTGTGGCTCGCCACGGGGGCCCATGCGGATGACGGGCGCGCGGGGATCGGCCGCTACGAGGCCCTGCCCCTGGCTGGCGCGGATGGCGGCAAGGGCGGCGCGCGGGCGCTCATACTCGATACCCGCGACGGCCACGTGTGGGTGTGGAGCGAGAACGAACTCATCACGACGTCCGACGGTCAGCGCCGTTACGGCACGGGCTTCATTTATCAGGGCAGGCTGCGTCCCGGCAGCCAGCCGGGGGAGTTCATCGAGCCGCAGGCGAAATAGGCGGCCGGCGGCTTCCGGATGGCCGATGGCGGCGGTCGCCGGACGTCCAGTTCGAGCGTGCTGACCGGCACGCGATGCCTTCGCCGCGAAGCGGGTGCGTTCCTTGTGGTTATTTCGCAACGCAAAGAGGCTGCCCAGGAAGAAAATTAATAGATTGTGGTTTTCTTTTGCCGATTTGCTAGAATTCCGCGCGTCGGCTGGATCACAAGTCCCGGACCGATCTCTGGTGTGGGTTTTTATATAAAGTAAAGGGAAATCAAATGAAATATTCCGTTCTCCTGGCTGCTCTGCTGGCTGTTTCCATGACCGCTTGCGGCAAAAAAGAAGAAGCTGCTGCTCCCGCTGAAGCGCCCGCCGCTGCTGCGCCCGCTCCGGAAGCTGCTGCTCCCGCTGCTCCGGAAGCTGCTGCTCCGGCTGCTCCCGCTGCTGACGCTGCCGCTCCGGCTGCTCCGGCTGCTGACGCTGCTGCTCCGGCCGCTCCCGCTGCCGACGCCGCTGCTCCCGCTGGCGACGCTGCCAAGAAGTAATTTCTTGCGAGTCAGCAAAGAAAACCGGCCTTCGGGCCGGTTTTTTTATGTCTGCAGGAATTGATCGAGGCGGTTCATCGCTTCGGCCAGGCGTGGCAGGGGCTGGGTGTACGCGAAGCGCACGTGGCGGTCGCCCCCGTGCCGGCCGAAATCGATGCCAGGCGTGACGGCGACGCCGGCCTGCTCGAGCAGGCGGCGCGCGAAATCCTGGCTGTCCGAGGTGAAGCGACTGCACTCGGCATACACATAGAACGCGCCGTGCGGCGTCACGGGAATCGCGAAGCCGCGGTCGCGCAGGGCGGGCAGCAGGAAGTCGCGGCGGGTCCGGAGTTCGGCCTTGCAGGCCTCGAACAGCGCAAGCGCGGACGGAGCGAATGCCGCCAGCGCCGCGTGCTGCGCGGGCGTCGGGGCCGCCAGGAACAGGTTTTGCGCCAGCCTCTCCAGCGCCGGCATCGCCCAGCGAGGCGCCACCAGCCAGCCGAGCCGCCATCCGGTCATCAGGAAATATTTCGAGAAGCTGTTGACGACGAAGACATCGTCCCACCGTGCGGCGGTGTGCTCGCCGCCGTCGTAGGTGAGGGCGAGATAGATCTCGTCGACGATCAGCGCGATGCCGCGTGCTGCGCACCACGCGTGAATGCGCTCGAGTTCGCCGGGCGCGATCGCGGTGCCGGTCGGGTTCGACGGGCTGGCGACCAGCACGGCGCGGGTTGCGGGCGTGGCGTGGCGATCGATCAGGTCGAGCGTGAGCTGGAAGCCGGTCGCCGCGTCGACCGGAACGCTCACGGGCCTTGCCTCGCAGAAGCGGGCGAAATGGCGGTTGCAGGGATAGCCGGGATCGGCCATCAGCACCTCGTCGCCGGGGCCGGAGAGCAGGCCCAGCGCCAGCAGCAGCGCGCCCGATGCGCCGGGCGTGACGACGACCTGCGCAGGGTCGACCGTGGCCTGCCAGCGCGTCGCGTGGAAGCGGGCGATGGCCTCGCGCAATGCCGGCAGGCCGAGCGCACCGGTGTAATGGGTATGGCCGGCGCGCAGCGCGGCGACGCCCGCTTCGACGACGGGGGCCGGCGTCACGAAATCGGGCTCGCCGATTTCGAGGTGGATGATGTCGCGTCCGGCCGCTTCCATGGCCTGCGCACGCGCCAGGATGTCCATGACGTGAAACGGCGCGATGTCGTCCATGCGCGCGGCGACGTGCGGGCCCTCGCTCATGCGCGGCCGCCTGCGCGCGCCAGCGGATGTTGGCGGTAGAACTGCTGCAATTGCCCATATACCGCCGGATACTCGGCATGCAAGAGCGCCGGCGTCTCGAAGAACGCCTCGGTCAGGACCGCAAAGAATTCAGCCGGTGCGTTGCTGGCGTAGGGATCGAGATCGGTGTCTTCTCCGGCGTCGACGCGCGCGCAGAAGGCCTCGTACGCCGCGCCGAAATCCTGCGCCCAGGCCTTCGCGCTCATGCCGCGATGCAGGGGCGGGAAGCCGTTGGCGTCGCCGTTGAGCATGTCGAGCTTGTGGGCGAACTCGTGCAGCACGACGTTGAAGCCGTCGCGCTGCCCGCTCGCCGCGACGTCGGCGAGCGAAAGGACCAGCGGGCCGCCGTGCCAGGATTCGCCGGCAAGAATATCGCGCGTGTGGTGCACCACGCCGGCCTCGTCCATCTCCTCGCGCGGACGCAGGAATTCGTCGGGGTAGAGGATGATCTCGCTCCAGCCGCGGTAGCTCGCCTCGTCGAGGTTCAGCGTGAGCAGGCTGGCCTGCACGGCGATGGCGAGCTGCATGCGTGCGTCGACCACGGCGCCGCCGGCGGCCGAGAAGGTCTTGTCGTGGAGCAGCAGGCTCGCCTGTTCACGCAGGCGCTGCAGTTCGTCGTCCGCGAGACCCTCAAGGATGGGCAGCGCATCGACGGTCTGGTTGAAGGCCCCGGCGGGGATGAGATGATGGCGCAGGATGCGTTCGCGCCGCCAGCGGCTGAACCAGCTCATTCGTCGGCGTCGAGCAGGCGCGCGCTCGCCGCGTCCGGATGCTCGAGCTCGACGCGCTCGATCTGCGCGAAGCGCTTGCTGATCTTGTCGCTCGAGATTCGCACCTCGCTGACGTCCTTGTTCGCCTGCTCGATGTGGGTGGCGAGCTTCTTCATGCGTTCGTCGAAGCGCGCGAAATCCTTCGCCAGCTTGGCGAGCTCGTCCTTGATGACGTGCGCCATGCGCCGCGTCTCCGAATCGCGGATGACTGCGCGCGCGGTGTTGAGCACCGCCATCAGCGTCGTCGGCGAAGTGAGCCAGACGCGCTGCTTCTGCGCGTGTTCGACGAGGTCGGGATGATAGGCGTGGATCTCGGCGAACACGGCCTCGGCGGGCAGGAAAAGCACCGCGCCGTCCGAGGTTTCGCCGGCGACGATGTACTTGGCGGCGATGTCGTCGACGTGCTTCTTCACATCCATCTTGAACTGCCGCCGCGCCGCGTCTCGCTCGGCGGGCGGCAGGGCGTCGTCGAACATGCGGCTGTAGTTTTCCAGCGGGAACTTGGCGTCGACGCAGACGGTGCCCGTCGGCTCGGGCAGGATCAGCACGCAGTCGGCGCGTGCGCCGCTCTTCAAGGTGTGCTGGAAGGCGTAGGCGTCGGGGGGCAGGCTGTTCCGCACCAGGGCTTCGAGCTGCACCTCGCCGAAGGCGCCGCGTGAGCGCTTGTCGCCGAGGATCTCCTGCAGGCTGACGACGTTGGACGCCAGCCCCTCGATCTTCTTCTGCGCCTCGTCGATCACGGCGAGCCGCGTCATCACCGAGGTGAAGGTCTCGTTGGTCTTCTTGAAGCCCTCGTCGAGCCGTTCGGCGACCTTGCCGGATATCTCGTTGAGGCGGCCGTCGACGGTCTGCGACAGCTGCTGCACGCGATCGCCGAACTGCGCGCTCATGCCTTTCAGCGTGTCCTGCAGCAGGCTCTGCTCGGCGCGGCCCTGCTCGATCAGCTTTTCCAGCATCGCCGTCTGGAACTGGCCGAGATGCTCGGTGACGCTCGCGCGCGTGTCGGACAGGCGCTCGGTCTGCGCGACCTGCAGGGCGGCGAGCTGGGCCTGCACGCGGTCGGACTGCTGGGTGAGGCCGGCGTGGAGGTCGGTCAGCACGGCACGGTGACGCGCCTCCATGTCCTGCACGAGCTGGGCGGGCAGGGCCAGCTGATCGCGGCGCAGCGCCTGCAGGCGCACGAGCAGGATCAAGCTGACGACGAGTAGGGCGGCAAGGCCGATCAGGAGGCCGATTTCGACGGGTTGCATGGCGTCGATTCTACCCGCTGGCGGCCAGAA
Encoded proteins:
- a CDS encoding DNA recombination protein RmuC, giving the protein MQPVEIGLLIGLAALLVVSLILLVRLQALRRDQLALPAQLVQDMEARHRAVLTDLHAGLTQQSDRVQAQLAALQVAQTERLSDTRASVTEHLGQFQTAMLEKLIEQGRAEQSLLQDTLKGMSAQFGDRVQQLSQTVDGRLNEISGKVAERLDEGFKKTNETFTSVMTRLAVIDEAQKKIEGLASNVVSLQEILGDKRSRGAFGEVQLEALVRNSLPPDAYAFQHTLKSGARADCVLILPEPTGTVCVDAKFPLENYSRMFDDALPPAERDAARRQFKMDVKKHVDDIAAKYIVAGETSDGAVLFLPAEAVFAEIHAYHPDLVEHAQKQRVWLTSPTTLMAVLNTARAVIRDSETRRMAHVIKDELAKLAKDFARFDERMKKLATHIEQANKDVSEVRISSDKISKRFAQIERVELEHPDAASARLLDADE
- the hslO gene encoding Hsp33 family molecular chaperone HslO, which gives rise to MNVPEQQPNRVRSFLFEALDIRGAWVQLGGAWREMTAGRAYPDAAVALLGQLAAVTTLIAANLKQSGRLTFQLRGDGDVSMLVMDCDEQLRLRGMARTRTGMNSALDGPAGDLRALLGDGALTLTLDTADMRHPYQSHVPLQGDALAAVFEHYLAQSEQLPTRLWLAADRETAAGLFLQALPGAAARDADGWNRVQILANTVRDDELLRLGAIKLIERLFPEEDVRVYDPRPVSYHCPYDLAKIYSMLRGVGRAECEAIIAEQGEIRVHDDICNHEYVLDAADVSALFR
- a CDS encoding pyridoxal phosphate-dependent aminotransferase — its product is MSEGPHVAARMDDIAPFHVMDILARAQAMEAAGRDIIHLEIGEPDFVTPAPVVEAGVAALRAGHTHYTGALGLPALREAIARFHATRWQATVDPAQVVVTPGASGALLLALGLLSGPGDEVLMADPGYPCNRHFARFCEARPVSVPVDAATGFQLTLDLIDRHATPATRAVLVASPSNPTGTAIAPGELERIHAWCAARGIALIVDEIYLALTYDGGEHTAARWDDVFVVNSFSKYFLMTGWRLGWLVAPRWAMPALERLAQNLFLAAPTPAQHAALAAFAPSALALFEACKAELRTRRDFLLPALRDRGFAIPVTPHGAFYVYAECSRFTSDSQDFARRLLEQAGVAVTPGIDFGRHGGDRHVRFAYTQPLPRLAEAMNRLDQFLQT
- a CDS encoding M90 family metallopeptidase, which translates into the protein MSWFSRWRRERILRHHLIPAGAFNQTVDALPILEGLADDELQRLREQASLLLHDKTFSAAGGAVVDARMQLAIAVQASLLTLNLDEASYRGWSEIILYPDEFLRPREEMDEAGVVHHTRDILAGESWHGGPLVLSLADVAASGQRDGFNVVLHEFAHKLDMLNGDANGFPPLHRGMSAKAWAQDFGAAYEAFCARVDAGEDTDLDPYASNAPAEFFAVLTEAFFETPALLHAEYPAVYGQLQQFYRQHPLARAGGRA